A genomic region of Catalinimonas niigatensis contains the following coding sequences:
- a CDS encoding phosphoribosyltransferase: MFANREEAARLLSQKLIHLKNQHPVVIAIPRGGVVLGKIIADQLEAPMDVAMTKKIGHPENAELAIGAVSMESEVAICNLNIPEKYFNEKVREVRQLLRERYEKYSGKRKSISLSGATAILVDDGIATGSTMLATIRLIKEQHPDKIVVAVPLAPPSVAKKIAQEADELIVLETPKNFSAIGQFYDEFHQLNDDEVFVLLND; this comes from the coding sequence ATGTTTGCTAACCGTGAAGAAGCTGCCCGGCTACTGAGCCAAAAGCTCATCCATTTAAAGAACCAGCACCCGGTCGTAATCGCTATACCACGAGGCGGAGTGGTACTGGGAAAAATCATTGCAGATCAACTGGAAGCTCCGATGGATGTAGCCATGACCAAGAAAATAGGCCACCCGGAAAATGCTGAGTTGGCTATAGGCGCAGTAAGCATGGAGTCTGAAGTAGCTATCTGTAATTTGAATATTCCTGAAAAATATTTCAATGAAAAAGTGAGAGAAGTACGCCAGCTCCTTCGTGAACGCTATGAAAAGTATAGCGGAAAAAGAAAAAGCATCTCACTGAGTGGAGCCACCGCCATACTGGTAGATGATGGTATTGCTACCGGAAGTACCATGCTGGCTACTATACGATTGATAAAAGAACAGCATCCTGATAAAATAGTGGTTGCCGTACCGCTAGCGCCTCCCTCAGTAGCAAAAAAGATTGCACAGGAAGCGGATGAACTCATTGTGCTGGAAACTCCTAAAAATTTTTCGGCGATTGGACAGTTTTATGATGAATTTCACCAGCTAAATGACGATGAAGTGTTTGTTTTGTTAAATGACTGA
- a CDS encoding GNAT family N-acetyltransferase → MQHHIQQEERESKGAFFIEVEGKRQAEMTYSKAGTSMIIIDHTDVSDDLRGTGAGQAMVKAAVLWARENKIRIMPLCPFANSVFKKNPSYQDVLK, encoded by the coding sequence ATGCAGCATCACATTCAGCAGGAAGAAAGAGAAAGCAAGGGAGCCTTCTTCATAGAAGTGGAAGGCAAGCGTCAGGCCGAAATGACTTATAGCAAAGCAGGCACCTCTATGATCATCATTGACCACACCGATGTAAGCGACGACTTGAGGGGAACAGGAGCAGGACAGGCAATGGTAAAAGCCGCTGTGCTATGGGCCAGGGAAAATAAGATCCGGATTATGCCATTATGCCCTTTTGCCAATTCAGTCTTTAAGAAGAATCCCTCATATCAGGATGTGCTGAAATGA
- a CDS encoding MFS transporter, translated as MNYIRLARSYPNYLGYGMLHYFFSCMGQTFLISTFVPYFVDSLSVTNSSFSLIYGFATISSAFVLPQAGKLIDRFRLRNISLMVGVGLSLACLLTSFASNTIILFFGLLCLRFFGQGMMVLIGSTSIARYFDLTRGKALSLSSMGLPIAESFMPVIIIYLIHGFGWPATWQILGLATFVIFVPTAIMLVKSNNPFQYVPEEKKPSKTDVHVRQDASRKEVLRDWRFYMLLPGLIFLPLFITGMFIHQNLLADANGWTMQWMASCFVGFGIARISTNFIAGSLIDRFSSRNVFIFYLLPIALGLGVLLLGQHPWLAMMYMILAGITASLSGLTSASLWAEIYGVRHLGAIKSMTATLMILASALGPLIIGFGLENSPDATLVVSILIIALITAMSWIGIRATDRQRKMAV; from the coding sequence ATGAATTACATACGTTTGGCGCGTAGCTATCCCAATTACCTGGGCTACGGGATGCTACACTATTTTTTTTCCTGCATGGGGCAGACTTTTTTGATCAGTACTTTTGTCCCCTACTTTGTAGATAGCCTGTCTGTTACCAATAGCTCTTTCAGTTTGATCTATGGATTTGCTACCATCAGCAGTGCCTTTGTACTACCACAAGCCGGTAAGCTGATTGACCGCTTTCGCTTAAGGAACATCAGCCTTATGGTAGGTGTAGGATTGTCATTGGCCTGTCTGCTTACTTCCTTCGCCAGCAATACTATCATCCTTTTCTTTGGTTTGCTCTGCCTCCGTTTCTTTGGTCAGGGTATGATGGTACTGATTGGTTCTACCTCCATTGCCCGTTATTTTGACCTGACCAGAGGAAAAGCATTGTCCCTGTCCAGCATGGGCTTACCTATTGCAGAGTCCTTTATGCCCGTCATTATCATTTACCTTATTCATGGCTTTGGCTGGCCGGCTACCTGGCAGATCCTTGGCCTGGCCACCTTTGTTATTTTTGTACCCACAGCGATCATGCTGGTCAAAAGCAATAATCCTTTTCAGTATGTACCTGAAGAAAAAAAACCTTCTAAGACAGATGTCCACGTGCGGCAGGACGCTTCCCGAAAAGAAGTGCTGCGCGACTGGAGGTTTTATATGCTTTTGCCAGGATTGATTTTTCTGCCGCTGTTTATCACCGGTATGTTCATTCATCAGAATCTGCTGGCAGATGCAAACGGTTGGACCATGCAATGGATGGCCAGTTGTTTTGTAGGTTTTGGCATTGCCCGCATCAGCACCAACTTCATTGCTGGTAGCTTGATTGACCGTTTTTCCTCCCGTAATGTATTTATCTTCTATCTTCTTCCTATCGCCTTGGGTCTGGGCGTGCTTTTGCTGGGACAGCATCCCTGGCTGGCGATGATGTACATGATCCTGGCAGGGATTACCGCCAGTCTGAGCGGACTCACCAGCGCTTCTCTGTGGGCAGAAATCTACGGAGTGCGCCATCTGGGAGCTATTAAAAGTATGACCGCTACGCTGATGATCCTGGCATCTGCCCTGGGTCCGCTGATCATAGGTTTTGGCCTGGAGAACAGCCCTGATGCTACCTTGGTAGTCTCTATCCTGATCATTGCCCTCATTACAGCTATGAGTTGGATAGGCATTAGAGCTACTGACAGACAACGAAAGATGGCAGTTTGA
- a CDS encoding 3-oxoacyl-ACP synthase — translation MNKGDIFPLKQKLYAACEASLERRLSDVQTALAEAQEAANQETKSSAGDKHETGRAMMQLETEKLSHQLKEILNEQQTLKMIRPEHTNQVVDKGALVITNHLNLYIAISAGRLLIDGKEFYAISINTPLGLALKEKKAGDSATFQNKTHKILQIS, via the coding sequence ATGAATAAGGGAGATATATTTCCATTGAAGCAAAAACTGTATGCTGCCTGTGAAGCCAGTCTGGAACGGAGACTCAGCGATGTACAGACTGCTTTAGCAGAAGCGCAGGAGGCTGCTAACCAAGAAACCAAGAGCAGCGCCGGTGACAAGCATGAAACCGGCAGAGCCATGATGCAGCTGGAGACTGAAAAGCTTAGCCATCAGCTCAAGGAAATTCTCAACGAACAGCAAACGTTGAAGATGATTCGGCCGGAGCACACCAATCAGGTAGTGGACAAAGGGGCGCTGGTCATTACCAACCATCTTAACCTCTACATTGCCATCAGTGCCGGACGTTTACTGATAGACGGAAAAGAATTTTATGCTATTTCCATCAACACTCCTCTGGGTTTAGCTTTGAAAGAAAAAAAAGCAGGAGATTCTGCTACTTTTCAAAACAAAACACATAAAATATTGCAAATCTCTTAA
- a CDS encoding glycosyl hydrolase family 18 protein, whose amino-acid sequence MHSLRLSCLLCLLLFFGVSCKQELYDHAPDVYVEDNRFKVVGYLSAGSFEIIDQIELQRLTHLNLAFGNPDAQGELVFSRGKDISEVVEKAHAAGVKVLLSLAGGGGLEEEKPYWKKALLDENRAAFIEKIMAYVEKHNLDGVDVDIEGNLMPTVGETYTPFVLDLKKALHSQGKAITAALPGAWLHEDMSQEALEAYDFINIMVYDDTGPWNPDKSGPHSTYEFAERSIAFWLEQKKIPAERLVLGMPFYGYDFDVIGSKRYSEIVSANPADAYRDEIDLLYYNGLPTIVKKTQLAMEKVNGVMFWELGQDAFNDLSLLRAVDQMLKAGDCAGGSTATYFADMDADGYGDLSKPIQACTSPEGYVSNRQDCDDSDAAILDCMEGEDE is encoded by the coding sequence ATGCACTCTCTCAGATTATCCTGCCTCCTGTGCCTGCTGCTTTTTTTTGGTGTTTCATGTAAACAGGAACTTTATGATCATGCCCCGGATGTATATGTGGAAGACAATCGCTTTAAAGTAGTAGGATATCTGAGTGCCGGAAGCTTTGAAATCATAGATCAGATTGAATTACAAAGACTCACTCATCTCAACCTTGCCTTTGGAAATCCTGATGCTCAGGGTGAACTGGTATTCAGCCGGGGCAAAGATATTAGCGAAGTAGTGGAGAAAGCACATGCTGCCGGAGTGAAGGTATTGCTCTCTCTGGCGGGTGGTGGTGGTTTGGAAGAAGAGAAACCCTACTGGAAAAAAGCATTGCTGGATGAAAACCGGGCTGCTTTTATTGAAAAGATCATGGCTTATGTGGAAAAACACAATCTGGATGGGGTGGATGTAGACATAGAAGGAAATCTTATGCCTACCGTTGGTGAAACCTATACTCCCTTTGTACTGGATTTGAAGAAAGCTTTGCATAGCCAGGGGAAAGCCATTACCGCAGCTTTGCCCGGTGCCTGGCTGCATGAGGATATGAGTCAGGAGGCGCTTGAAGCCTATGACTTTATCAATATCATGGTTTACGATGATACCGGCCCTTGGAATCCTGACAAGTCCGGCCCGCATTCTACTTATGAGTTTGCAGAAAGATCCATAGCTTTTTGGCTGGAGCAAAAAAAAATCCCTGCTGAGCGTTTGGTGTTGGGGATGCCCTTTTACGGATATGATTTTGATGTCATAGGCTCTAAAAGATACAGCGAGATCGTCAGTGCAAATCCTGCTGATGCCTACCGGGATGAGATTGATCTTCTGTATTATAATGGTTTGCCTACGATCGTAAAGAAAACCCAGTTGGCGATGGAAAAAGTCAATGGTGTGATGTTCTGGGAATTAGGACAGGATGCTTTCAATGACTTATCTCTGCTCAGAGCAGTGGATCAGATGCTCAAAGCAGGTGATTGTGCAGGAGGAAGTACCGCTACCTATTTTGCAGATATGGATGCAGATGGATACGGGGATCTAAGCAAACCCATACAGGCCTGTACTTCGCCGGAGGGATATGTGTCCAACAGGCAGGATTGTGATGACAGCGATGCGGCTATCCTTGATTGTATGGAAGGGGAGGATGAATAA
- a CDS encoding pyridoxamine 5'-phosphate oxidase family protein, whose protein sequence is MGKQLEKLSPELEKFIQKQNIFFVATAMSDGRVNLSPKGMDTFRVLDSKRVMWLNLTGSGNETAAHLKESNRITVMFCAFEGKPLILRLYGTAKTYHPRDEEWGLYIHLFPDLAGSRQLIDIHVELVQTSCGMAVPFMEYQGEREELKFWAEKKGEARLKEYWKEKNTSSLDGQPTGILE, encoded by the coding sequence ATGGGAAAACAGCTTGAAAAGCTATCTCCGGAATTAGAAAAATTTATCCAAAAGCAAAATATCTTTTTTGTAGCCACGGCTATGTCCGATGGACGGGTCAACCTCTCACCCAAAGGAATGGATACATTCAGAGTACTGGACTCCAAGCGGGTGATGTGGCTCAACCTGACAGGTAGTGGCAATGAAACCGCCGCACATCTTAAAGAAAGTAATCGCATTACCGTGATGTTTTGTGCTTTTGAAGGTAAGCCGCTCATCCTGAGGTTATACGGGACTGCCAAAACGTACCATCCCCGGGATGAAGAATGGGGTCTGTATATTCATTTGTTTCCTGATCTTGCCGGAAGCAGGCAGCTGATAGATATCCATGTAGAACTGGTACAAACTTCCTGCGGCATGGCCGTACCTTTTATGGAATATCAGGGTGAAAGGGAAGAACTCAAATTCTGGGCAGAGAAAAAGGGTGAAGCGCGTTTGAAAGAATACTGGAAAGAAAAAAATACCAGCAGCCTGGATGGTCAGCCCACTGGCATATTGGAGTAG
- a CDS encoding DinB family protein, translated as MRALLNSQYAWVQASREVLLQYCASLSEEDFLSEHSVFGRGSIRNLLVHIANTYEFWIGKQALNRPIDFTDYSSVKNVHQAVILFTTVDKLMDEFLNSLENDPCAEIAITLNERTQSVSTLKLFTHVLTHEFHHKGQILSLSRQLGYIPVDTDIVR; from the coding sequence ATGCGTGCTCTTCTAAACAGTCAATATGCTTGGGTACAGGCATCAAGAGAGGTGCTCCTTCAGTATTGTGCCAGCCTGTCAGAAGAAGACTTTCTGTCGGAGCATAGTGTTTTTGGAAGAGGAAGCATCAGAAATTTACTGGTTCACATCGCTAATACCTACGAATTCTGGATAGGCAAACAAGCGCTTAACAGGCCTATAGACTTCACGGATTATTCCTCAGTAAAAAATGTCCATCAGGCAGTCATACTCTTTACGACCGTTGACAAGCTAATGGATGAGTTTCTCAATTCGTTAGAGAATGATCCCTGTGCTGAAATAGCGATTACCCTAAATGAGCGCACCCAAAGTGTAAGCACGCTAAAGCTATTTACTCATGTACTTACCCACGAATTTCATCATAAAGGGCAAATTCTCTCCTTAAGCAGACAACTGGGCTACATTCCGGTGGATACGGACATTGTACGATGA
- a CDS encoding porin family protein, giving the protein MKNLLIFAMLFSFHALLAQDRLSWEIRPDIAFATQDLGDADLGLGLGFEGTIAYRFMPHLSAYAGWGWQQFSANQSFAGADVDIEETGYTFGLQFLHPLGASPLSYFVRGGGIFNHIEIENDEGDITADSGHGMGWQAEVGLAVPISEHWNLLPGLRYRALSRDMEAGNISTAVDLNYLSIGVGISRLF; this is encoded by the coding sequence ATGAAAAATCTCCTGATCTTCGCCATGTTATTTTCCTTCCATGCGCTGCTAGCCCAAGACCGCCTGAGTTGGGAGATACGTCCTGATATTGCTTTTGCAACACAGGATCTGGGCGATGCTGATCTCGGCCTCGGATTAGGTTTTGAAGGAACCATCGCTTATCGCTTTATGCCTCATCTATCAGCTTATGCAGGATGGGGTTGGCAGCAGTTCTCTGCCAATCAATCTTTTGCCGGAGCAGATGTGGATATTGAAGAAACTGGTTATACTTTTGGCTTACAATTCTTGCATCCCCTGGGCGCATCTCCTCTGTCTTACTTTGTGCGGGGAGGCGGTATATTTAACCATATTGAAATTGAAAATGATGAAGGAGATATCACTGCTGACTCAGGGCATGGAATGGGATGGCAGGCTGAAGTAGGTCTGGCAGTGCCAATTAGTGAACACTGGAATCTGCTGCCAGGCTTGCGCTATCGGGCGCTGTCTCGTGATATGGAAGCAGGAAATATCAGCACCGCTGTAGACCTGAACTACCTTTCTATTGGTGTAGGCATTTCCAGATTGTTCTGA